One segment of Papaver somniferum cultivar HN1 unplaced genomic scaffold, ASM357369v1 unplaced-scaffold_137, whole genome shotgun sequence DNA contains the following:
- the LOC113334584 gene encoding LEAF RUST 10 DISEASE-RESISTANCE LOCUS RECEPTOR-LIKE PROTEIN KINASE-like 2.1 yields MVSSFGGRSVEVPIMGSAISGLTDNPSSLLRVLKEGFDVSYEASASRNDMEFCLSCSASGGTCGYYDDSTVKSLTCFCRNGGNGNTCGGGPSSVKGAKNKKKIDNRGGSTLGVLLVSVLLIILICCFRRKFSLGSRSSFKWLCRKEQNKHQTRLIDAFFENYGSLAPKRFKYAEVKKMTSDFKEKLGQGGYGSVFKGQLHDGRLVAVKVLSDRSKSSKSNGEEFLNEVASISKTSHVNVVKLIGFCYNGNKRALIYEFMPNGSLDKFIYQNKQLADPSFTLGWESLFQIAIGISRGLEYLHRGCTTRILHFDIKPQNILLDKNFRPKIADFGLAKLCSRTDSIISMLGTRGTAGYIAPEVFSRNFGGISHKSDVYSYGMMVLEMVGGRKNIDVQVELDHSSQLYFPHWIYDRLKLEKDLGLQGLMMEETEKLAKKLTIVGLWCIQTNPLSRPSMSEVLEMLEESVESLKLPPKPFLSSPPPRSTSSSYHPSNTREEQSSSISGGENTLHGIEAIPILYNAKAGNDSLSTMEVFRIRSDAKSGNASLPAIEGLQIHGDAKPGNRLRACRFPKCGTTLCMFQWTRHLDPNENRPSYIEGATDPDYVVTADDIDKLIAVDCIPMNGDGCQGELMRLFANNQTKITCDLEMQMKIKTHISEGQARFNVLRILWKDTSKVWDPRTFILNSQSYQIRNVDDLIFQEDYSDNSYIQIPYGHTAQLVLTCSDGSSHLFSTGNGVRYVGFLYG; encoded by the exons ATGGTATCATCATTTGGTGGTAGAAGTGTAGAAGTTCCTATCATGGGTTCAGCTATATCAGGTCTTACTGATAATCCCTCGTCTCTTCTTAGAGTTTTAAAGGAGGGTTTTGATGTGAGTTATGAAGCATCAGCTAGTCGAAACGATATGGAATTCTGTTTGAGTTGTAGTGCTTCTGGTGGAACATGTGGATACTATGACGACTCCACGGTCAAGAGCTTGACCTGTTTTTGTCGCAACGGTGGCAATGGAAACACTTGTGGTGGTGGTCCTAGTTCCGTTAAAG GCgccaaaaataagaagaaaattgaTAATAGAG GAGGATCTACACTTGGTGTGCTGCTAGTTTCGGTCTTATTGATCATCCTAATCTGTTGCTTCAGGAGGAAATTCTCATTGGGTAGTCGTAGTTCATTCAAGTGGTTATGCAGGAAGGAGCAAAATAAGCATCAAACACGACTTATAGATGCCTTCTTCGAAAATTATGGATCTTTAGCTCCTAAGAGATTCAAGTATGCTGAAGTCAAGAAAATGACAAGTGATTTTAAAGAGAAACTCGGTCAAGGAGGTTATGGGTCTGTGTTCAAAGGACAGCTTCATGATGGTCGTTTGGTTGCGGTGAAGGTTTTGTCTGATAGATCCAAAAGTAGCAAGAGTAATGGAGAAGAATTCTTGAATGAGGTTGCAAGCATTAGTAAGACTTCCCATGTAAATGTGGTAAAACTTATTGGGTTTTGCTACAATGGTAACAAAAGAGCTCTCATCTATGAGTTTATGCCAAACGGTTCTCTTGATAAATTCATTTACCAAAACAAACAGTTAGCCGATCCAAGTTTTACATTAGGATGGGAATCATTATTCCAGATTGCAATTGGAATTAGTCGTGGACTAGAGTATCTGCATCGCGGTTGCACCACAAGAATCCTACATTTTGATATAAAGCCTCAAAACATTCTCTTAGATAAGAACTTCCGCCCAAAGATAGCAGACTTTGGTCTGGCTAAGTTGTGTTCTCGAACAGATAGCATTATATCCATGTTGGGGACAAGAGGAACTGCTGGCTATATTGCTCCCGAAGTATTCAGTAGAAATTTCGGAGGAATCTCCCACAAGTCTGATGTTTATAGCTATGGGATGATGGTATTGGAAATGGTCGGGGGTAGAAAAAACATTGATGTGCAAGTGGAATTGGATCATTCTTCTCAACTCTATTTTCCACATTGGATTTATGACCGTCTCAAATTAGAAAAGGATCTTGGATTGCAGGGGCTTATGATGGAGGAAACAGAAAAACTTGCTAAGAAGTTGACTATAGTGGGTTTGTGGTGCATACAGACTAACCCTTTAAGTAGGCCTTCAATGAGTGAAGTATTGGAAATGTTGGAAGAAAGCGTCGAATCCTTGAAACTTCCACCAAAACCTTTCCTTTCTTCACCACCTCCTAGATCAACTAGTTCCTCCTATCATCCGTCTAACACGAGGGAGGAGCAATCTTCCAGTATCTCAGGAG GAGAAAACACCTTACATGGAATAGAAGCTATCCCAATTCTCTATAATGCAAAAGCAGGGAATGACAGCTTATCCACCATGGAAGTGTTCCGAATTCGCAGTGATGCAAAATCAGGGAATGCAAGCTTACCTGCCATTGAAGGGTTGCAAATTCATGGTGATGCAAAACCAGGCAATAGGCTGCGAGCATGCAGGTTTCCTAAATGTGGGACTACTTTATGCATGTTTCAG TGGACTCGACATCTTGATCCTAATGAAAACAGGCCTTCGTACATTGAAG GAGCTACAGATCCAGATTATGTAGTCACTGCTGATGATATCGATAAGCTTATTGCTGTCGATTGCATCCCAATGAATGGTGACGGCTGCCAG GGTGAATTGATGAGACTTTTCGCCAATAATCAGACAAAAATAACATGTG ATCTAGAAATGCAAATGAAGATTAAGACTCACATATCCGAAGGTCAAGCCAGATTTAATGTCCTACGGATACTATGG AAGGATACATCTAAAGTTTGGGACCCAAGAACGTTCATTTTGAACAGCCAAAGCTACCAAATTAGGAACGTAGATGATCTGATATTTCAGGAGGATTACTCAGATAACTCATAT ATTCAAATTCCGTATGGGCACACGGCACAGCTTGTGTTAACATGCTCAGATGGGAGTTCTCATCTTTTTAGCACAGGCAATGGTGTTCGGTATGTGGGTTTTTTATATGGGTAA